The Paenibacillus sp. RUD330 genome has a segment encoding these proteins:
- a CDS encoding copper amine oxidase N-terminal domain-containing protein, whose translation MKIILPGLLLAAAVLVSPHAAHAASGHINVDGVAVASDVKPETKNNRTMVPLRVISENLGAAVEWSNSEVTLTKDDMKVILKANSATAVKNGEKVQLDAKPYVKNNRVVVPLRFIAETFGCTVGYSHSTVTVDSPPLVLEDREIKTVQTEYHMTMGGVVEQITGNSYAGSIYKLIESGKGQKVDAPASFAWRVNIDVPGSYYKNKQYDFLDSKGSSVKSYDVYSLVEAFPAEELKGFAKVLIYDAKSDQWYSFSETARDSLAKLTDSAVSNGYSKVISNTVV comes from the coding sequence ATGAAGATCATACTTCCCGGGCTCTTGCTTGCAGCGGCCGTGCTCGTCTCGCCGCACGCAGCCCATGCGGCAAGCGGCCACATCAACGTTGACGGCGTAGCGGTCGCTTCGGATGTGAAGCCTGAAACGAAGAACAACCGCACCATGGTGCCTTTGCGTGTCATCAGCGAGAATTTGGGAGCTGCGGTCGAGTGGTCCAATTCGGAAGTGACGCTGACGAAGGACGATATGAAGGTGATTTTAAAGGCCAATAGCGCGACTGCGGTAAAAAATGGCGAAAAGGTCCAGCTGGACGCCAAGCCGTACGTCAAAAACAATCGAGTTGTCGTTCCGCTTCGCTTTATAGCCGAGACCTTCGGCTGCACGGTCGGTTACAGCCATTCCACGGTGACGGTCGATTCTCCGCCGCTGGTCCTTGAGGATAGGGAAATAAAGACCGTTCAGACCGAATACCATATGACCATGGGCGGCGTCGTCGAGCAGATCACGGGGAATTCCTATGCCGGCTCCATCTACAAGCTCATTGAAAGCGGCAAAGGCCAGAAGGTCGATGCGCCTGCCAGCTTCGCTTGGAGGGTCAACATCGATGTGCCTGGGTCCTATTACAAGAATAAGCAATATGACTTTCTGGACAGCAAGGGAAGCAGCGTGAAGTCGTATGATGTCTATTCTTTGGTCGAGGCTTTCCCGGCTGAGGAGCTGAAAGGATTTGCAAAGGTGTTGATTTATGACGCCAAGAGCGACCAATGGTATTCGTTCAGCGAGACAGCCAGAGATTCCCTGGCGAAGCTGACGGACTCGGCCGTCTCGAACGGTTATTCGAAGGTAATCAGCAATACGGTCGTTTGA
- a CDS encoding response regulator, whose protein sequence is MLQAIIVDDEELSVRRLSRIAGELGGVEIRRSFFSSAEACEFIRSHHVDVAFLDINMPEIDGMELGARLRQLQQSLEVVFVTGYDRYAVDAFEQDAADYVLKPVNAERLGKTLERLQKRLNPSREPLAQPKLGVRLFGGIRFFRCGGTGAEAPIKLRSPKTEELFVYLLCKGTVSREEVADTLWQGLDPDKAAKNINSTLYYIRRSLSDAGLESLLQAGRYDIRIDASQVDCDLYEYERVVQLIRAEPSPDLLRFDQAEAAAQGSFLTGKLYEWAGELSRRLERERMELLEGKARLLLRDSKPQAAFPLLQRMIELDPLREDIHVELIRLYIRLGRTHDAARQYRELEERLARDLGAAPSRSFASLLNAAHF, encoded by the coding sequence ATGCTGCAAGCGATTATCGTGGATGACGAGGAGCTGTCGGTACGCCGGCTGTCGCGGATTGCGGGCGAGCTCGGCGGCGTGGAGATTCGCCGCAGCTTCTTCAGTTCGGCGGAAGCCTGCGAGTTCATCCGCAGCCATCACGTCGACGTCGCCTTTCTCGACATCAACATGCCCGAGATCGACGGGATGGAGCTTGGAGCCCGGCTGAGGCAGCTGCAGCAGTCGCTAGAGGTCGTCTTCGTAACCGGCTACGACCGGTACGCGGTCGATGCTTTCGAGCAGGACGCGGCGGACTATGTCCTCAAGCCGGTCAACGCGGAGCGGCTGGGCAAGACGCTCGAACGTCTCCAGAAGCGCCTTAATCCGTCCCGGGAGCCGCTTGCGCAGCCGAAGCTCGGCGTTCGGCTGTTCGGCGGCATCCGCTTTTTCCGCTGCGGCGGCACGGGCGCGGAAGCGCCGATCAAGCTGCGCAGCCCCAAGACCGAGGAGCTGTTCGTCTACCTGCTGTGCAAAGGGACCGTCAGCCGGGAGGAAGTCGCCGATACGCTGTGGCAAGGGCTCGATCCGGACAAGGCAGCCAAAAACATCAACTCCACGCTCTATTACATCCGCAGGTCGCTGTCGGACGCCGGCCTGGAATCGCTGCTGCAGGCCGGACGCTACGACATCCGGATCGACGCCTCGCAGGTGGACTGCGATCTGTACGAGTACGAGCGCGTCGTCCAGCTGATCCGTGCGGAGCCGTCGCCGGACCTGCTGCGCTTCGACCAGGCGGAGGCCGCGGCGCAAGGCTCGTTCCTGACGGGCAAGCTGTACGAATGGGCGGGCGAGCTGTCGCGGCGCCTGGAGCGGGAGCGGATGGAGCTGCTGGAAGGGAAGGCGAGACTGCTGCTGCGGGACAGCAAGCCTCAGGCCGCCTTTCCGCTGCTGCAGCGGATGATCGAGCTCGATCCGCTGCGGGAGGATATCCATGTGGAGCTGATCCGTCTCTACATCCGCCTCGGCCGCACCCATGACGCGGCCAGACAGTACCGGGAGCTGGAGGAGAGGCTCGCCCGCGATCTCGGAGCCGCTCCTTCCCGCTCGTTCGCTTCGCTCCTGAACGCCGCTCATTTTTAA
- a CDS encoding histidine kinase: protein MRRVVGIIVLVVSLSIWIPLGISSERGSEPNRLRAEKGVLDLAGWDGSGRVALDGEWEFYWNELLAPGEASRQGAPSWMEVPGVWSGSQAGGEEQPAYGAATYRLRLLHVPEPGVYAIKKTNIRFASEIYVNGKKVLADGVPALSENEYEPGNSPGLAAFELGSGEAEIVVHASNYDYLDSGIPMPLYFGKQEAVGAAQERTLIGESVIAVVLAVIGLIHLVLFVAVWLYGQRDYPLLLFGLTCLCLTLFNGLLGERPLALLLDGLPFQMLYTIKDMSSLAGFLVSVYLLRLLQGDRPNRWLRLFSLSLLAGLLIIPFLSIQAYLPVYRVVIFIEQLLMVWLLWSAAASYVRASRAKRYEALLLLLAVLLLILYSICCWLFGISLLGSLVLGQIYLVLFSLVVFLIIVYRFYSAFREMDHMHRKLLRLDRQKDEFLSSTTYQLRAPLQDIVHLADSAAKSMAIPPGSGPARSLELIAGTGRKLGYLVQDLHDFSRLKHEDIQPELRNLDLRSAVESVLGLHRSLLGRRPVLLLNGVREDMAAVYADEDRLVQILHRLVGQAAFRAEEGRIEIDAEEQGGFAVVTIRFIGKRKPMHSDERFVADPPLPGEDAAELALLISRRLIELQGGRVLQPAPGEAELPFRFALLLEAEHAGKPARKAAGEKEPPAAVHFLKAARDGRQRPAVLVADPDAASLHAITQLLEQEGLRVEAVHSAKQMREALGKERELCLVLLGVSLTDGSGYEALQEARERFSPSELPVLMLTGRRREEDRKLALDLGANDYVAKPFEAEELLARVRSLVNLRQSVKEAREREIAFLRSQINPHFLYNALGAIAELCVEEPAKAEKLTLHLSGYLRGSFDFRELDSLSSLGAEMRLIEAYAEIEKARFGSRLKVSLRCDADPGLRFPPLLLQPLVENAIRHGLLSRGRGGEVKVSISEREGFLHAEVEDDGAGFDAEAMSLRLQQPERIGGVGLWNVSERLRLLYGEKLDLTSRAGQGSRLAFRVPVAARAARGYDKGG, encoded by the coding sequence ATGCGGAGGGTTGTCGGCATCATCGTCCTCGTGGTGTCGCTAAGCATCTGGATACCGCTCGGCATCAGCTCGGAGCGGGGTTCGGAACCGAACCGGCTGCGGGCGGAAAAAGGCGTGCTCGACCTGGCGGGCTGGGACGGCTCCGGACGGGTCGCGCTGGACGGCGAGTGGGAATTTTATTGGAACGAGCTGCTTGCGCCGGGAGAGGCATCCCGGCAGGGAGCGCCGTCCTGGATGGAGGTGCCCGGCGTCTGGAGCGGGAGCCAGGCAGGCGGCGAGGAGCAGCCCGCCTACGGGGCGGCGACGTACCGGCTGAGGCTTCTTCATGTGCCGGAGCCCGGCGTCTACGCGATCAAGAAAACGAACATTCGCTTCGCCAGCGAGATTTACGTCAACGGGAAAAAGGTGCTGGCCGACGGCGTGCCCGCGCTGAGCGAGAATGAGTATGAGCCGGGCAATTCTCCGGGACTGGCCGCCTTCGAGCTGGGGAGCGGGGAGGCGGAGATCGTCGTGCACGCATCCAATTACGACTATCTGGACTCCGGCATCCCGATGCCGCTGTACTTCGGCAAGCAGGAGGCCGTCGGAGCCGCCCAAGAGCGGACCCTCATCGGCGAGTCGGTCATCGCGGTCGTGCTCGCTGTCATCGGCCTTATCCATCTCGTGCTGTTCGTCGCGGTGTGGCTGTACGGACAGCGGGACTACCCGCTGCTGCTGTTCGGCCTCACCTGCTTGTGCCTGACCTTGTTCAACGGCCTGCTCGGAGAGAGGCCGCTTGCCTTGCTGCTGGACGGGCTGCCCTTCCAGATGCTGTATACGATCAAGGATATGAGTTCGCTGGCCGGCTTCCTCGTCTCGGTCTATCTGCTCCGGCTCCTGCAGGGAGACCGCCCCAACCGTTGGCTGCGCCTGTTCAGCCTGTCGCTGCTGGCCGGCCTCCTGATCATCCCCTTTCTCAGCATCCAGGCGTATTTGCCGGTCTACCGGGTCGTCATCTTCATCGAGCAATTGCTGATGGTCTGGCTGCTGTGGAGCGCGGCGGCGAGCTACGTAAGGGCCTCCCGCGCCAAGCGTTATGAGGCGCTGCTGCTGCTTCTGGCGGTGCTGCTGCTGATTCTGTACTCCATCTGCTGCTGGCTGTTCGGGATTTCGCTGCTCGGCTCCTTGGTGCTTGGCCAGATCTATCTCGTTCTGTTCAGCCTGGTCGTCTTTCTGATCATCGTCTACCGCTTCTACTCGGCGTTCCGCGAGATGGACCATATGCACCGCAAGCTGCTGCGGCTGGATCGCCAGAAGGATGAGTTCCTCTCCTCGACAACCTATCAGCTGAGAGCGCCGCTGCAGGATATCGTGCACCTGGCCGACAGCGCAGCCAAGAGCATGGCCATCCCGCCCGGCTCCGGACCCGCGCGCAGCCTCGAGCTGATTGCCGGCACGGGACGCAAGCTCGGGTATCTCGTCCAGGATCTGCATGATTTCTCCCGGCTGAAGCATGAGGACATCCAGCCGGAGCTGCGCAACCTCGATTTGAGGTCCGCAGTGGAATCGGTGCTTGGGCTGCACCGGTCCTTGCTGGGACGCCGGCCGGTTCTGCTGCTGAATGGGGTAAGGGAAGATATGGCGGCCGTTTATGCGGACGAGGATCGGCTGGTGCAGATTCTTCATCGCCTGGTCGGACAAGCCGCGTTTCGGGCGGAGGAGGGCAGGATCGAGATCGATGCCGAGGAGCAGGGAGGCTTTGCGGTCGTGACGATCCGGTTCATCGGGAAAAGAAAGCCGATGCACTCCGATGAGCGATTCGTCGCCGATCCGCCCCTGCCCGGCGAGGACGCCGCCGAGCTGGCGCTGCTGATCTCCCGCCGGCTGATCGAGCTGCAGGGAGGCCGGGTGCTGCAGCCGGCGCCGGGAGAGGCGGAGCTGCCGTTCCGCTTCGCCCTGCTGCTGGAGGCGGAGCATGCAGGCAAGCCGGCCCGGAAGGCAGCGGGAGAGAAAGAGCCGCCTGCCGCCGTTCATTTCCTCAAGGCCGCCCGCGACGGCAGGCAGCGTCCGGCCGTGCTCGTGGCCGATCCCGACGCCGCCAGCCTGCATGCCATCACCCAGCTGCTGGAGCAGGAAGGCCTCCGGGTCGAGGCTGTCCATTCGGCGAAGCAGATGCGGGAGGCGCTCGGCAAGGAGCGGGAGCTGTGCCTCGTGCTGCTCGGCGTGTCGCTTACGGACGGCAGCGGCTACGAAGCGCTTCAGGAAGCGCGGGAGCGCTTCTCGCCCTCCGAGCTTCCCGTGCTGATGCTGACCGGCCGGCGCCGGGAGGAGGACCGCAAGCTCGCCCTCGATCTCGGCGCGAACGATTATGTCGCCAAGCCCTTCGAGGCGGAGGAGCTGCTCGCCAGAGTGCGCAGCCTCGTCAACCTGCGGCAGTCGGTCAAGGAAGCGCGGGAGCGGGAGATCGCCTTCCTGCGCTCTCAGATCAACCCGCATTTCTTGTACAACGCGCTCGGCGCGATCGCCGAGCTGTGCGTCGAGGAACCGGCGAAGGCGGAGAAGCTGACGCTGCATCTATCGGGATATTTGCGCGGCAGCTTCGACTTCCGGGAGCTGGACTCCTTGTCTTCGCTCGGAGCGGAGATGAGGCTGATCGAGGCGTATGCCGAGATCGAGAAAGCCCGCTTCGGCTCCCGGCTGAAGGTCAGCCTCCGCTGCGACGCCGATCCGGGCTTGCGCTTCCCGCCACTGCTGCTTCAGCCGCTCGTGGAGAACGCCATCCGCCACGGCCTTCTTTCCAGAGGGCGGGGCGGCGAGGTCAAGGTCTCGATCTCCGAGCGGGAGGGCTTCCTGCATGCGGAGGTGGAGGATGACGGCGCCGGATTCGATGCGGAGGCGATGTCGCTTCGGCTTCAGCAGCCGGAGCGCATCGGCGGAGTCGGGCTTTGGAATGTCAGCGAGCGGCTGCGGCTGCTGTACGGGGAGAAGCTGGACCTGACTAGCCGGGCGGGGCAAGGCTCGAGGCTGGCCTTCCGCGTTCCGGTCGCGGCCAGGGCCGCACGCGGTTATGACAAAGGAGGATGA